A stretch of the Notamacropus eugenii isolate mMacEug1 chromosome 2, mMacEug1.pri_v2, whole genome shotgun sequence genome encodes the following:
- the LOC140522060 gene encoding olfactory receptor 5B2-like: MASKENRSEVNDFILIGLTDVPELQVPLLIMFTFIYLITLVGNLGIVALISWDSHLHTPMYFFLSNLSLVDFGYSSTVTPKVISGLLTDNKIISYNGCATQLFFVGAFATTESFLLAFMAYDRHAAVCKPLYYTTVMTSTVSVYMAGSAHICGFLISSILIGNTFSLSFCKSNVVHHFFCDILPLLVLSCSDIHLIQSVIFIIGSFTVFFPFLVIFTSYLFIFITILKIHSAEGRWKAFSTCASHITAVSIFYGTIIFMYLQPSSVHSVDSDKTLSVFYTMIIPMLNPLVYTLRNKDVKNAFRKAVRGQQLQLDYLYSEREN, from the coding sequence ATGGCATCTAAGGAGAACAGATCTGAAGTGAATGACTTTATCCTCATAGGATTAACAGATGTTCCAGAACTTCAGGTTCCTCTCTTGATCATGTTCACCTTCATCTACCTCATCACCCTGGTGGGTAACCTGGGGATAGTAGCTCTGATCTCCTGGGATTCCCACCTCCACAcccccatgtactttttcctcagCAACCTGTCTCTGGTGGACTTTGGATACTCCTCAACTGTTACTCCCAAGGTGATATCTGGGCTCCTCACAGACAACAAAATTATTTCCTACAATGGATGTGCTACACAGTTATTCTTTGTTGGGGCCTTTGCTACTACTGAAAGTTTCCTCTTAGCCTTCATGGCCTATGATCGCCATGCAGCTGTGTGCAAGCCTCTATATTATACCACTGTCATGACTTCAACAGTATCTGTGTATATGGCCGGTAGTGCTCATATTTGTGGCTTTCTAATATCCTCCATACTCATAGGAAACACTTTTAGCCTTTCCTTCTGTAAATCCAATGTGGTCCATCATTTTTTCTGTGATATTCTCCCCCTTCTAGTTCTCTCTTGCTCTGATATTCACCTCATTCAATCAGTAATCTTTATAATAGGGTCATTCACtgtctttttcccatttcttgtcatttttacttCATACTTATTCATCTTCATCACCATTCTGAAGATCCATTCTGCTGAAGGCCGCTGGAAAGCCTTCTCCACCTGTGCTTCCCATATCACAGCAGTGTCCATATTTTATGGTACAATCATCTTCATGTATTTACAACCCAGTTCAGTGCATTCAGTGGACTCAGACAAAACGTTATCAGTGTTCTACACTATGATCATCCCCATGTTGAACCCTCTGGTCTATACTCTGAGGAATAAAGATGTCAAGAATGCTTTCAGGAAAGCTGTGAGGGGACAACAACTTCAATTGGATTATCTTTATTCTGAGAGAGAAAATTGA